A single region of the Plasmodium reichenowi strain SY57 chromosome 9, whole genome shotgun sequence genome encodes:
- a CDS encoding putative membrane protein (conserved Plasmodium membrane protein, unknown function~transcript variant 1; alternatively spliced) — translation MTIGIYLLIFLIFLYVFLSRMLYDLIIKNKKNAPISSSNLTGENTRNFLFFFLFICHISRIISLIILTFLDIKYNSIDYSKVILYPYYYFYLTLLKAFPTYLFLSSFTIIILFWSQVYYASVLVSSPHLQTLYIFLNVLVYAINVILASLAYFVKAYFDYIYYNYIIESIVDYIIASAFLYYGVKVTNKLKEKSKGLARKDNIVKRILTLAIVLFVILNLKGLYSFWCFIKDMKFYSSFFDLPTCDAIIYFLSECVPSILIIYTFQPSKEKSAMDFKYTTPLCSETFNPYNLKFKKKKTKKNTDN, via the exons tctcatatttttaatttttttgtacgTTTTTCTAAGTCGAATGCTTTATGACCTTATcattaaaaacaaaaagaatGCGCCCATAAGCTCCTCAAATTTGACGGGGGAAAACACTagaaattttttatttttttttttgtttatatgtcatataa gTAGAATTATATCCTTAATAATACTTACATTTTTAGACATAAAGTATAATTCAATTGATTATAGTAAGGTGATTTtatatccatattattatttttatttaaccTTGCTCAAAGCCTTTCCAACATACCTCTTCTTATCATCATTTACAATAATTATACTTTTTTGGTCACAAGTGTATTATGCATCAGTGTTAGTGTCCTCCCCACACTTACa gacgttgtatatttttttgaatgtATTGGTTTATGCTATAAACGTCATTTTGGCTAGTTTGGCCTATTTCGTGAAAGCATATTTTGattacatatattacaattatattataGAGTCTATTGTCGACTATATAATAGCAAGTGcgtttttatattatggAGTAAAG GTTACTAATAAACTGAAAGAAAAGAGCAAAGGACTTGCAAGAAAGGATAACATTGTTAAAAGG ATTTTAACTTTGGCTATTGTCTTGTTTGTTATTTTGAATTTAAAGGgtttatattcattttgGTGTTTTATAAAGGATATGAAATTTTATAGCTCATTTTTTGATCTTCCTACTTGTGACGCTATA atttattttttatcagAATGTGTCCCGTCCATATTGATTATTTATACCTTTCAACCAAGCAAAGAAAAGAGC GCAATGGACTTTAAATATACTACTCCTCTGTGTTCAGAAACTTTTAATCCATacaatttaaaatttaaaaagaaaaagacaaagaaaaatactgataattaa
- a CDS encoding putative membrane protein (conserved Plasmodium membrane protein, unknown function~transcript variant 2; alternatively spliced) translates to MTIGIYLLIFLIFLYVFLSRMLYDLIIKNKKNAPISSSNLTGENTRNFLFFFLFICHISRIISLIILTFLDIKYNSIDYSKVILYPYYYFYLTLLKAFPTYLFLSSFTIIILFWSQVYYASVLVSSPHLQTLYIFLNVLVYAINVILASLAYFVKAYFDYIYYNYIIESIVDYIIASAFLYYGVKVTNKLKEKSKGLARKDNIVKRIYFLSECVPSILIIYTFQPSKEKSAMDFKYTTPLCSETFNPYNLKFKKKKTKKNTDN, encoded by the exons tctcatatttttaatttttttgtacgTTTTTCTAAGTCGAATGCTTTATGACCTTATcattaaaaacaaaaagaatGCGCCCATAAGCTCCTCAAATTTGACGGGGGAAAACACTagaaattttttatttttttttttgtttatatgtcatataa gTAGAATTATATCCTTAATAATACTTACATTTTTAGACATAAAGTATAATTCAATTGATTATAGTAAGGTGATTTtatatccatattattatttttatttaaccTTGCTCAAAGCCTTTCCAACATACCTCTTCTTATCATCATTTACAATAATTATACTTTTTTGGTCACAAGTGTATTATGCATCAGTGTTAGTGTCCTCCCCACACTTACa gacgttgtatatttttttgaatgtATTGGTTTATGCTATAAACGTCATTTTGGCTAGTTTGGCCTATTTCGTGAAAGCATATTTTGattacatatattacaattatattataGAGTCTATTGTCGACTATATAATAGCAAGTGcgtttttatattatggAGTAAAG GTTACTAATAAACTGAAAGAAAAGAGCAAAGGACTTGCAAGAAAGGATAACATTGTTAAAAGG atttattttttatcagAATGTGTCCCGTCCATATTGATTATTTATACCTTTCAACCAAGCAAAGAAAAGAGC GCAATGGACTTTAAATATACTACTCCTCTGTGTTCAGAAACTTTTAATCCATacaatttaaaatttaaaaagaaaaagacaaagaaaaatactgataattaa
- a CDS encoding hypothetical protein (conserved Plasmodium protein, unknown function), producing MKNPKENTIVCRRLHRVNMIYATVSNNYNYICIITLCDNTYNVELFSTHNSMHKLFRKCINDELNKVYISNNNSYICVTTKTGSMYILNIKGKIIHKKESLHALYVCKKNNKTLHGKILQNGIKRKRNQQGEYHNEEQHEYSRVSKIRKEKYNSDLLNKMKENKNDNTPIVNNSDEVINFERYQELIEGRQERKKNKNNYNNDNNNDNNNIRTYQNHSKTKEHEYTIHNLYPIENEKYRKNSNVEWNERKIMNSNSLLCSELSSVKNYLYDNSVMSISRAENDICTNELCKNNIYTNNISTNNTCTNNTCTNNTCTYDIDKDINTSRDEHKDMGTYEYHKKCDTYNNRYNGADNEMSYAKCIHSCDNNNLKKKDIQKKEYEKQGLEIFDIYWIIIEKDNKYEFIEKSDYIKNYNFHNSIHIIYSLDIGFYILCSINLKIIIYKYNILENFYKNINVYNEIRNNISKYFEQELLYKRSKETNEKYLKFLKIYKRKSFCIDQNYNMNISYNRYMKRKQKSKKKKNINVKNNITCVISNNNNTTTTTTTNNNNNNNKKFMSALFNNHDIRKYFSLSFNDNQEKNNLSSNDHNDHKKKLSSYKNNNMLNVKNHIVQQIFNDSFFDIKQSYISHDQHYILINYYLNIKKKYVKLSNLSIYNGNYISPQVNKTKTYNNNNEDDKNNNEDDNNNEDDNNNDDNNNNNHNNNNNNLHNNNNNNLHNNNNNNLHNNNNNNLHNNNNNNLHNNNNNNLHNNNNNNLHNKTYVDIQKICKNRNRKKYHHEYMIPSLKYKSCLVGIQKIQRINNKECKYIEMLFIYILYCYEILRTILHIYEHMSNLYNSFGGYQKLYDIYKNILLLPDAIKKYYYKDRCIIHFSKYIKNRKENFDENLYNLFFKENEKKDFAMYYKIINNMINQNTICCTCAKYNYFNQQKYKQTQQSINYHQDIQKKHIILNSTNQENHLINCNRYIMYQSNECQRIKTPSIPKKKMKDISSGRQVNKNAGNTNERLSHKDGSNLMEIENEMNIYSKICKSSTNCVEEENYFCKNNYHDGDFYKGNHHNDDFHKHKYYSFNNYPYNDGDIHYSSENDSNIDMADEHNILIPEWKIERKFLKSRKFYITNGNNICKNCKEILKKDVLEHFEKFELNYDIPRKNIKLNEQEIYNSLIKDIYIMYKEKKCPLNILLLLQEISDKDLEMYMNKFQPIVCFFEKRFLQDINEHLNNLYKIINICKQVFDNINLILKTNISNQQINKLYDNILFCLNTFKSFYELQKHLNIFLLLIELLLFISKNIFLENFPHYKETFSNYKNIEILKNYNLDNNQKINFNFFENHLHSNHFKTHNLYIRLNKIKYNLIFILKSFSQNKNLHHLYNFAILNVPENTFNYFTLPKIYNKKMYTLHKTIHYFNDSMYKDYLQLHPFYISTCDKYAFLNITKYYQCKKSFKLLQKKSLKINLYPLDVLNIVALSKNVFYIFTRTDQNLNITSLKVKYPSFKKNTLKSKKEAITSSNICVLKCTNLESYFPNTNNINLKIQTLCNSIIASFEPDMCFILQA from the exons atgaagaacCCTAAAGAAAACACAATTGTTTGTAGAAGATTACACAGGgtaaatatgatatatgCCACGGTCagtaataattataactacatatgtataattacattatgtgataatacatataatgtCGAATTATTTAGTACACATAATAGTATGCACAAATTATTTAGGAAATGTATAAATGATGAATTGAATAAGGTATAtattagtaataataattcttatatttGTGTAACTACTAAAACAGGTAGTATGTATATTCTTAatataaaaggaaaaattatacataaaaaagaatCTCTTCATGctttatatgtatgtaaaAAGAATAACAAGACCCTCCACGGGAAAATACTTCAAA atggtataaaaagaaaaagaaatcaACAAGGGGAATACCATAATGAAGAACAGCATGAATATTCTCGAGTATCCAAAATTAGGAAAGAGAAATATAACTctgatttattaaataaaatgaaggaaaataaaaatgataatacaCCTATTGTAAACAATTCTGATGAGGTTATTAATTTTGAAAGGTATCAAGAATTAATTGAAGGAAGACAagagagaaaaaaaaataaaaataattataataatgataataataatgataataataatataagaaCGTATCAAAATCATTCCAAAACCAAAGAACATGAATATACTATACATAATCTTTATCCCatagaaaatgaaaaatacAGAAAAAACTCCAATGTAGAATGGAATGAgagaaaaataatgaattcTAATTCTTTGCTTTGTTCTGAATTATCATCTgttaaaaattatttatatgataatagTGTTATGTCCATAAGCAGAGCTGAAAATGATATATGCACAAATgaattatgtaaaaataatatatatacaaataatatatccaCAAATAATACATGCACAAATAATACATGCACAAATAATACATGCACATATGATATAGACAAGGATATAAATACGTCAAGGGATGAACATAAGGATATGGGCACGTATGAATACCATAAAAAATGtgatacatataataacaGATATAATGGTGCAGATAATGAAATGTCTTATGCTAAGTGCATTCATTCttgtgataataataatttaaagaaaaaagatataCAAAAGAAGGAATATGAAAAACAAGGACTAGAAATATTCGATATTTATTGGATAATTATAGAgaaagataataaatatgaatttatTGAAAAGTctgattatataaaaaattataattttcataatagtatacatattatatacagTCTGGATATAGgcttttatattttatgttcgattaatttaaaaattattatatataaatataatatattagaaaatttttataaaaacattaatgtatataatgaaatacGAAACAATATTTCGAAATATTTTGAACAAGAGTTATTATACAAACGTTCAAAAGaaacaaatgaaaaatatttaaaatttttaaaaatatataagaggaaatcattttgtattgatcaaaattataatatgaatatttcttataatagatatatgaaaagaaaacaaaaatcaaaaaaaaaaaaaaacataaatgttaagaataatataacatgTGTCATCTccaataataataatactactactactactactactaataataataataataataataaaaaatttatgtCCGCACTTTTTAATAATCATGATATCAGGAAATATTTCTCCTTATCATTTAATGATAATcaggaaaaaaataatttatcctcaaatgatcataatgaccacaaaaaaaagttgtcatcatataaaaataacaacaTGTTGAATGTAAAAAATCATATAGTACAACAGATTTTTAATGACTctttttttgatataaaGCAGTCTTACATATCTCATGACCAgcattatatattgataaattattatttaaatataaaaaagaaatatgtCAAATTATCAAACTTAAGCATCTACAATGGGAATTATATCTCCCCGCAGGTgaacaaaacaaaaacatataacaacaataatgaGGATGATAAGAACAATAATGAGGATGATAACAATAATGAGGATGATaacaataatgatgataacaacaataataatcataacaacaataataacaatcttcataacaacaataataacaatcttcataacaacaataataacaatcttcataacaacaataataacaatcttcataacaacaataataacaatcttcataacaacaataataacaatcttcataacaacaataataacaatCTTCATAACAAAACATACGTTgatattcaaaaaatatgtaaaaatagaaatagaaaaaaataccATCATGAATATATGATTCCATCtcttaaatataaatcatgTTTAGTAGGCATACAAAAAATTCAAAGAATCAATAACAAAgaatgtaaatatattgaaatgcttttcatatatatccTGTACTGCTATGAAATCCTTAGGACTATCcttcatatatatgaacacatgtctaatttatataattcttttgGTGGTTatcaaaaattatatgacatatataaaaatattttattattaccagATGCtattaagaaatattattacaaagATAGATGTATCATTCATTTTTCtaagtatataaaaaataggaaagaaaattttgatgaaaatttatataacttattttttaaagaaaacGAAAAGAAAGATTTTGCCatgtattataaaattattaataacatGATAAATCAAAATACCATCTGCTGCACTTGTGCTAagtataattattttaatcaacaaaaatataaacaaacaCAACAATCTATTAACTACCATCAagatatacaaaaaaaacatataattcTTAATTCAACCAACCAAGAAAATCATCTTATAAATTGtaatagatatattatgtacCAATCAAATGAATGTCAAAGAATAAAAACACCATCCataccaaaaaaaaaaatgaaggATATATCAAGTGGTCGACAAGTTAATAAAAATGCTGGAAACACAAATGAAAGATTATCACACAAGGATGGTAGTAATCTTATGGAAAtagaaaatgaaatgaatatatattctaaaatatgtaaaagTTCAACAAATTGTGtagaagaagaaaattatttttgtaaaaataattatcatgATGGTGATTTTTATAAAGGTAACCATCACAATGATGATTTtcataaacataaataCTACAGTTTTAATAATTACCCTTATAACGATGGTGATATACATTACAGTAGCGAGAACGACTCGAATATAGACATGGCTGATGAACATAATATCCTAATTCCAGAATGGAAAATAGAAAGGAAATTTTTGAAGAGtagaaaattttatataacaaatggaaataatatatgtaaaaattgtaaagagattttaaaaaaagatgtATTAGAACATTTTGAAAAGTTTGaattaaattatgatataccaagaaaaaatataaaattaaatgaacaagaaatatataactcattaataaaagatatatatattatgtataaagaaaagaaatgtcctctaaatatattactattGTTACAAGAAATATCCGATAAAGATTTAGAAATgtatatgaataaatttCAACCAattgtttgtttttttgaaaaaagaTTTCTTCAAGATATAAATGaacatttaaataatctatataaaattattaacatATGTAAACAAGTatttgataatattaatttaatattaaaaactaatatttctaatcaacaaataaataaattatatgataatattttattctgTTTAAATACATTCAAATCATTTTATGAATTACAaaaacatttaaatattttcttacTATTAATcgaattattattatttatatccaaaaatatttttttggaaAATTTCCCACATTATAAAGAAACATTttcaaattataaaaatatagaaatattaaaaaattataatttagataataatcaaaaaatcaattttaatttttttgaaaatcATTTACATTCTAATCATTTTAAGACACATAATCTATATATTAGATtgaataaaattaaatataatttaatttttatacttAAGTCATTTtcacaaaataaaaatttacatcatttatataattttgcTATATTAAATGTTCCAGAAAATACATTCAATTATTTTACCTTGccaaaaatatataataaaaaaatgtatacTCTACATAAAACAATACATTATTTTAACGATTCTATGTATAAGGATTATCTCCAACTTCATCCTTTCTATATTTCTACATGTGATAAATATGCATTTTTAAATATcacaaaatattatcagTGCAAAAAATCATTCAAATTGttacaaaaaaaatccCTCAAAATTAATTTGTACCCTCTAGATGTTCTAAATATAGTG GCCTTGTCAAAAAACgtcttttatatatttactaGAACTGATCAGAATCTAAATATAACATCGttaaaagtaaaatatcCTTCATTCAAGAAGAATACGTTAAAATCTAAAAAGGAAGCCATCACATCGAGCAATATATGTg TTTTAAAATGTACCAACTTGGAGTCTTATTTTCCAAATACAAACAATATCAATCTAAAAATTCAAACCTTATGT aATTCTATCATTGCAAGCTTCGAACCAGATATGTGCTTTATATTACAAGCGTGA